Proteins from a genomic interval of Bradyrhizobium sp. G127:
- the bcsS gene encoding cellulose biosynthesis protein BcsS — protein sequence MRCVGWVRAFCVTAAVVICGGCPSFADPAVSGIAIDAPAESRLSGGVTPEKFLYFSGFDLWRSGGSFYGGMQWAPRGLNEDGFTLKLLLAEGTYRYLAGTTNIRGTGLLASIMPGWRIKHGKFEAKIFAGLDLQNHRTSPDDPGNSLRGNHAGLRVGADLWWEPTSSIMVAASISGSTIGTTFGLRGAAGWRVMDRFWTGPEIETSGDEIYRQYRIGAHLTSFRTAAFEWTLGAGYVEDNSHRSGIYGRVSLLTRR from the coding sequence ATGCGTTGCGTGGGTTGGGTGCGCGCGTTCTGCGTTACCGCCGCTGTTGTGATTTGCGGCGGCTGCCCCTCTTTTGCCGATCCCGCTGTGAGCGGCATTGCTATTGATGCACCTGCCGAGAGCCGCTTGAGCGGCGGCGTCACTCCAGAAAAATTCCTTTATTTCAGCGGCTTCGACCTCTGGCGTAGCGGCGGCTCATTCTATGGCGGCATGCAATGGGCGCCGCGTGGACTGAACGAAGACGGCTTCACCCTCAAGCTGCTGCTGGCGGAAGGCACCTATCGCTACCTTGCGGGCACGACCAACATCCGCGGCACCGGCCTGCTGGCCTCAATCATGCCGGGCTGGCGGATCAAGCACGGCAAATTCGAAGCCAAGATATTCGCCGGCCTCGATCTGCAGAACCACCGGACCTCACCGGACGATCCCGGCAACAGCCTGCGCGGCAATCATGCCGGTCTGCGGGTCGGCGCCGATCTGTGGTGGGAGCCGACGTCGTCAATCATGGTGGCAGCGTCGATCTCAGGCTCGACCATCGGCACGACTTTCGGCCTGCGCGGCGCCGCCGGATGGCGTGTCATGGATCGCTTCTGGACCGGCCCCGAGATCGAAACCTCAGGCGACGAGATCTACCGCCAATATCGGATTGGCGCACATCTGACGTCATTCCGGACGGCCGCCTTCGAATGGACGTTGGGTGCGGGCTATGTTGAGGACAACAGCCATCGCTCCGGAATTTACGGACGGGTCAGCCTCCTCACCCGCCGATAG